From Pseudomonas fluorescens:
CCACTGTTGGCCACGGCGGTCACGAAGCGACGCTTGCCGAGGAACAGCAGGGCCGCCAGCAGGATACCGGCGATGGCAATGGCGCCCGAGGCGATTTCCAGGCTGTGCTTGGCGGCGCCACCGGCATGGCCGGCGCTTTCCGGCAGTACACCGGCCAGTGGCGGGGTGATCAGGGCGCCGATGAAGGTCGACAGGATGATCAGCACCGACAGTGGCAACCAGTGGGAGATGCCATGGCCTGCGTGGGCTTCGGTCTTGGCTTCACCGTGGAAGGTGATGAAGATCAGGCGGAAGGTGTACAGCGAGGTCATGAATGCACCGACCAGGCCTGCATACAGCAGGTTCTGGTTACCGCTGGCAAAGGCTTCCCAGAGGATTTCGTCCTTGGAGTAGAAACCGGCGGTCACCAACGGCAAGGCGGCCAACGCGGCACCACCGACGATGAAGCTGGCGTAGGCCAGTGGCAGTTTCTTCCACAGGCCGCCCATCTTGAAGATGTTCTGCTCGTGGTGGCAGGCAACGATCACCGCACCGGAGGCAAGGAACAACAGGGCCTTGAAGAAGGCGTGGGTCATCAGGTGGAAGATCGCCGCGTCCCAGGCGCCAACGCCCAGGGCCAGGAACATGTAGCCGATCTGGCTCATGGTCGAGTAGGCGAGGATACGCTTGATGTCGGTCTGCACCAGCGCGGCGAAGCCGGCCAGTACCAGGGTCACGCCGCCGACCACGCCCACCAGGTGCAGGATGTCCGGCGCCAGGGTGAACAGGCCGTGGGTACGGGCGATCAGGTAGACACCGGCGGTCACCATGGTCGCGGCGTGGATCAGTGCCGAGACCGGTGTAGGGCCGGCCATCGCATCCGCCAGCCAGGTTTGCAGCGGCAGCTGTGCGGATTTACCCACGGCGCCGCCCAGCAGCATCAGGGTCGCCAGGGTGATCCAGAAGTCACCGACCTGGAATTTCTGCGGTGCCAGCACCAGCAGTTCCTGGATGTTCAGCGTGCCCACTTGTTGGAACAGGATGAACAGGCCGATGGCCATGAACACGTCGCCGATGCGGGTGACGATAAAGGCCTTGAGTGCCGCGTTACCGTTGTTGCGGTTGCTGTAGTAGAAACCGATCAACAGGTACGAGCACAGGCCCACGCCTTCCCAGCCGAAGTACAGGAACAACAGGTTATCGCCGAGCACCAGGAACAGCATGCTGGCGATAAACAGGTTGGTGTACGAGAAGAAGCGCGAGTAGCCCGCTTCACCGCGCATGTACCAGGATGCGAACAGGTGGATCAGGAAGCCCACGCCCACCACCACGCCTAGCATGGTGATCGACAGGCCGTCGACGTAGAGGGCGAAGTTGGGCTTGAAGCCCTCCACCGACATCCATTGCCACAGCACCAGGGTGTAGTGACCGCCTTCGGGTGGCGCGACGTTGAATTGCCAGATGACGTAGGCGGCGACGATCGCCGACAGGCCAATGGAACCCACGCCGATCAGGGCAGAAAGGTTTTCCGACCAGCGTCCACGGGAGAACGACAGCAGCAGGAAACCGATCAGGGGAAATACGAAAGTCAGAAAGATCATGTTCATCCGCGCATCTCACTGGCAGCGTCGATATCAAGCGTGTGGAAGCGACGATACAGTTGCAGCAGGATCGCCAGGCCAATACTGGCCTCGGCGGCTGCCAGGCTGATCACCAGGATGAACATGACTTGTCCATCCGGCTGGCCCCAACGTGCACCCGCCACGATGAACGCCAGTGCCGCAGCGTTCATCATGATTTCCAGGCTCATCAACACGAACAAAATGTTACGGCGGACCATCAGGCCGACCAGGCCAAGGCAGAACAGGATGCCGGCGACCGCCAGACCATGCTCCAAAGGGATAGCAGGCATCGTCATTGCTCCTTGGCTTCGTTGCGGCCCAAGTGGAAGGCGGTGATGGCTGCGGCGAGCAGCAGCATCGAAGCCAGTTCGACCACCAGCAGGTACGGGCCGAACAGGCTGATGCCCACGGCTTTCGCATCCACGGTGGTGTGGCCGATGGCCTGGCCGCTCTGGTGAGCGAACAGCACATACAGCAGTTCACCCAGCAGCAGGGCTGCGAGGACGACCGGGCCGAGCCAGATGCCGGGCTTGAGCCAGACGCGCTCCTGGGCGACCGAAGCCGGCCCGAGGTTGAGCATCATCACCACAAACACGAACAGCACCATGATGGCGCCGGCGTAGGCGATCACTTCCAGGACACCGGCGAACGGTGCGCCGAGGCTGAAGAAGGTCATGGCCACGGCGATCAGCGAAATGATCAGATAGAGCAGGGCGTGCACGGGGTTGGTGTTGGTGATCACGCGAAGCGTGGACACAACCGCGATACCCGATGCGAAATAGAAAGCGAATTCCATCTTTCTTCCTTAAGGCAGCAAGCTCTTCACGTTGATCGGCTCGGCTTCGTTTTGTGCGGCGCCCTTCGGCTTACCGGCAACGGCCATACCTGCAACACGATAGAAGTTGTAATCAGGGTTTTTACCGGGACCAGAGATCAGCAGATCTTCTTTCTCGTACACCAGGTCCTGACGTTTGAACTCGGCCATCTCGAAATCCGGTGTGAGCTGGATCGCGGTGGTCGGGCAAGCTTCCTCGCACAGGCCGCAGAAAATGCAGCGCGAGAAGTTGATGCGGAAGAAGTCCGGGTACCAGCGACCGTCTTCGGTTTCAGCTTTCTGCAGGGAGATGCAACCCACCGGGCACGCCACGGCGCACAGGTTGCAGGCTACGCAACGCTCTTCGCCATCGGGGTCGCGGGTCAGCACGATGCGGCCGCGATAGCGCGGCGGCAGGTACACCGCTTCTTCCGGGTATTGCAGGGTGTCGCGTTTGCGGAAGCCGTGACCGAACACCATCACCAGGCTTCGCAACTGGGTACCGGTACCCTTAACGATGTCGCCAATATATTTGAACATGGGTCAAATCCTCACTGAACCGCGCCCGCTGGCGTGTTCAACAACACAACGGCAGCAGTCACCAGCAAATTGATCAGGGTCAGCGGCAGGCAGAAACGCCAGCTGAAATCCATCACCTGGTCGTATCGTGGACGCGGAATGGAAGCGCGCAGCAGGATAAACAGCATGATGAAGAACGCGGTCTTCAGGAAGAACCAGAAGAACGCCAGCTGCGGCAGGATGCCGAATGGACCGTGCCAGCCGCCGAAGAACAGCGTGACCAGCAGGGCCGAGATCAAGATGATGCCGATGTATTCACCGACGAAGAACATGCCCCATTTCATGCCGGCGTATTCAATGTGGTAACCGTCGGCCAGTTCCTGTTCCGCTTCCGGCTGGTCGAACGGGTGACGGTGAGTCACGGCCACGCCAGCGATGAAGAAGGTACAGAAGCCAAAGAACTGCGGAATGATGAACCACAGGTTCTGCGCCTGGTACTCGACGATGTCGCGCATGTTGAACGAGCCGACCTGCACCACGATGCCCATCAGCGCGAGGCCCATGAACACTTCGTAGGACACGGTCTGGGCCGAGGCACGCAAGCTGCCGAGCAGGGCGAACTTGTTGTTACTCGACCAGCCGGCGAACAGCACCGCGTAGACCGACAAACCCGCCATGGCGAAGAAGAACAGCAGGCCGATGTTCAGGTCCGCCACGCCCCAGGTCGGGGTGATCGGGATGATCGCGAAGGCAATCAGCAAGGCGCTCATGGCCACGACCGGTGCCAGGGTGAAGATCACCTTGTCGGCAAACGGCGGGGTCCAGTCTTCCTTGAAGAACATTTTCAGCATGTCGGCAGCGATCTGGAACATGCCGAACGGGCCAACGCGGTTCGGACCGTAGCGGTCCTGCCACCAGCCCAGCAGGCGACGTTCGACGAAGCTGAGCAGGGCGCCCGCGACGACCACGGCCAACAGGATCACGATGGCCTTGACGACCGAGATGATCACGTCGATCACTTCAGGGGTGAACCAGGTCATTGCGCTGCCTCCTGCAGACCGTCAACGGTTTTGCCAAAGATTGCCGCGGGAATACCGGCGAAACCTTTAGGCAGTGCAACCAGGCCGGCACCCAACGCTTCGTTGATGCGCAGCGGCAGACGCAGGGTCTGGCCGGCCACGTTCAGGCTGAGCAGGGCGCCGTCGTTGACGCCCAGGCGGTCGGCTTCGGACTTGGCCACGGATACATAGGCAGCGGGAATGCGCTCTTGCACCGGCGCGGCTTTGGAAGAGGTTTCTTCGCTGCCGAACAGGTGGAAGAACGGCACGACCTGCCAAGTACCGGGGGCCGGATTGAACGGACGCGGTACGGCGGCGAACCAGTTCAGCGCATCGCCCTGGGTTTCGATCAGGCGGGTGCCTGGGTCGCCAGCGCGGATATGACCACCGACTTCGTCCTGGAACTTGTTCCAGGCCTGCGGCGAGTTCCAGCCCGGCGACCAGGCAAACGGCACCTGCTGACGTGGCTCGACGGAACCCGAGTAACCTTCCATGGAGAAGGCGAATGCGGTGTCGTTATCTTGCGGGGTGCGCGGTTCGTGCACGCTGATATCGGCACGCATGGCGGTACGACCGGAGTAGCGCAGCGGTTCACGGGCGAGTTTCAAGCCCTTGATGCGGAACGCGGCGGACGGTGCGGCGTCGACGATACGTGCCAGTTGCGGTGCACTTGCGGCGACAGCTGCGGTGACGTGGTCGAGCTGGGTCCAGTCCAGCGGCTGGTTCAGCAGGGTCGAGCGCAAGGCATGCAGCCAGCGCCAGCCTTCGTGAACCAGGATGCTGGCGTCCATGTACTTCGGATCGAACACCTGGAAGAAGCGCTGGGCGCGGCCTTCCTGGCTGACCAGGGTACCGTCGCCTTCGGCGAAGGTCGCGGCCGGCAGTACCAGGTCGGCTCGCTCGCTGGTCGCGGTCTTCTGGTGGTCGGCCACGATCAGCACCTTGGCGGCGTTCAGCGCGGCATCGACCTTGGCCGAATCGGTGCGGGTGTACAGGTCGTTTTCCAGTACCACGATCGCGTCGGCCTTGCCGTCGGTGACCGCTTGCAGGGCCGCGTCCAGGGACTCGCCCCCGAGCATGGCCAGGCCAAGGCTGTTGGCTTCCGGCACGACCAGGCTGATGGAGCCGTTCTTGTCACGCAGCTTCAGGGCCTTGGCGATGTTTGCGGCGGCTTCGATCAACGCCTTGGACGCCAGCGAGGTCCCGGCAATGATCAGTGGGCGCTTGGCCGCCAGCAGGGCGTCGGCGATGCGTTGGGCAAGTGCCAGCGCTTCAGCGTCCAGGCCTTCGACGGCAGGCGCGCTGGCATCGAGGGCGTGGGCCACGGCGAAACCGATGCGGGCCAGGTCGTCAGGGGCGGCGTGTACGCATTCTTCGGCGATATCGTCGAGCTTGGTTTCAGCGATGCTTGCGATAAACAGCGGGTTCAGCGCGTGCTGGCCGATGTTTTTCACCGCAGCGTCGAGCCAAGGCTGTACGCGCATGGCGTCGGCCATGTCTTCGGCCTTGCCTTTGACTGATTGACGCAGGGACAGCGCGATACGCGCGGCGGTCTGGGTCAGGTCTTCACCGAGCACGAAGATCGCGTCGTGGTCTTCGATGTCGCGCATGTTCGGCACTGGCAGCGGGCTGTCGTTCAGCACTTGCAGGACCAGGCGGATACGTTCCAGTTCACCGGCTTCGATACCGGAGTAGAAGTGCTCGGCGCCGACCAGTTCGCGCAACGCGTAGTTGCTTTCGAGGCTGGCGCGGGGCGAACCGATACCGACGATATTGCGCCCGCGCAGCAGGTCAGCGGCCTTATCGAGGGCCTCATCGGTGCTCAGCTTGGCGCCGCCGGCCAGCAGGGGCTGGCGCGGGCGGTCTTCGCGGTTGACGTAGCCATAGCCGAAACGGCCACGGTCGCACAGGAAGTACTGGTTGACCGAACCGTTGAAGCGGTTTTCGATGCGACGCAGTTCACCGTAGCGCTCGCCCGGGGAGATGTTGCAACCGCTGGAGCAGCCATGGCAGATGCTCGGTGCGAACTGCATGTCCCACTTGCGGTTGTAGCGCTCGGAGTGCGTCTTGTCGGTGAAGACACCGGTCGGGCAGACCTCGGTGAGGTTGCCGGAGAATTCGCTTTCCAGCACGCCGTCCTCGACGCGACCGAAGTACACGTTATCGTGGGCGCCGAAAACGCCGAGGTCGGTGCCGCCAGCGTAGTCTTTATAGAAGCGCACGCAACGATAGCAGGCGATGCAGCGGTTCATTTCGTGGGAAATGAACGGGCCGAGGTCCTGGTTCTGGTGGGTGCGCTTGGTGAAGCGATAACGGCGCTCGTTGTGGCCGGTCATCACCGTCATGTCTTGCAGGTGACAGTGACCGCCTTCCTCACAGACCGGGCAGTCGTGGGGGTGGTTGGTCATCAGCCATTCGACAACGCTGGCGCGGAACGCCTTGGATTCTTCATCGTCGATGGAGATCCAGGTGTTGTCGGTGGCAGGGGTCATGCAGGACATGACGATACGACCACGGGTGTCGTTCTCGTCGGTGTACTGCTTGACCGCACACTGGCGACAGGCACCGACGCTACCAAGCGCGGGGTGCCAGCAGAAATACGGGATATCGAGGCCGAGTGACAGACACGCCTGTAACAGGTTGTCCGCCCCATCGACTTCGAGCGCTTTGCCGTCTACGTGGATAGTGGCCATGGTTCAAAGTTCTTCGTTGGCCCGTTGTCAGCGGGCGTGGCTAATGGAATCTTGTTATTCATGTGCATCAACACAGCCATCAAGGCGTCAGCACATGACAAGGCGAAGGGCACGGACCCTTCGCCTGTTTAAGCGTTACGCGCCGACTACGATCGGCCTTGCCAGAGGCGGGACGGCGGCGCTGGTGGGCGCGATGCCGGCTTCGAACTCCGAGCGGAAGTATTTGATTGCGCTGCCCAATGGCTCTACGGCGCCCGGTGCGTGAGCACAGAAGGTCTTGCCTGGGCCGAGGAAACCGACCAGGCCCAGCAGGGTCTCGATGTCACCCTCGCGGCCTTCGCCGTTTTCCAGGGCCATCAGCAGCTTGACGCTCCACGGCAAACCGTCGCGGCATGGGGTGCAGAAACCGCAGGATTCACGGGCAAAGAACTGCTCCATGTTGCGCAGCAGCGAGACCATGTTCACGGTGTTGTCGACTGCCATCGCCAGGCCGGTCCCCATCCGGGTGCCGACCTTGCCGATGCCGCCGGCATACATTTGTGCGTCGAGGTGCTCAGGAAGCAGGAAACCGGTACCGGCGCCGCCTGGTTGCCAGGCTTTCAAGGTGTAGCCGTCGCGCATGCCGCCGGCGTAGTCCTCGAACAGCTCGCGCGCGGTCACGCCGAACGGCAGTTCCCACAGGCCAGGGTTCTTGACCTTGCCGGAGAAGCCCATGAGCTTGGTGCCCATGTCTTCACTGCCTTCGCGAGCCAACGATTTGTACCAGTCCACGCCGTCGGCGATGATCGCCGGCACGTTGCACAGGGTCTCGACGTTGTTCACGCAGGTCGGCTTGCCCCACACGCCCACGGCGGCAGGGAAGGGCGGCTTGGAGCGTGGGTTGGCGCGGCGGCCTTCGAGGGAGTTGATCAGTGCGGTTTCTTCACCGCAGATGTAACGCCCGGCGCCGGTGTGCACGAACAGTTCGAAGTCAAAACCCGAACCAAGGATGTTCTTGCCCAGCAGGCCAGCGGCCTTGGCTTCTTCCACGGCACGGTTGAGGTGCTTGGCGGCGGTGGTGTATTCGCCGCGCAGGAAGATATAGCCACGGTAGGTTTTCAGCGCGCGGGCGCTGATCAGCATGCCTTCGATCAGCAGATGGGGCAGTTGCTCCATCAGCATGCGGTCTTTCCAGGTGTTGGGCTCCATTTCATCCGCGTTGCACAGCAGGTAGCGGATGTTGATGGATTCGTCTTTGGGCATCAGGCCCCACTTCACGCCGGTGGGGAAGCCTGCACCGCCGCGACCCTTGAGGCCGGCGTCTTTCACCGTCTGGACGATGTCGTCCTGGCTCATGTCGGCGAAGGCTTTGCGCGCAGCGGCGTAACCGTTCTTGGCCTGGTACTCGTCGAGCCATACCGGCTCGCCGTCGTCACGCAGGCGCCAGGTCAGCGGGTGGGTTTCGGCCGAACGCTTGATCAGGTTGGCCGGGCCGAAGGAAGTCAGGGTCATGGGTAGCCCTCGAGCAATTGGGTCACGCCAGCAGGCTGCACGTCACCGAATGTGTCGTCGTCGATCATCAACGCCGGCGCCTTGTCGCAGTTGCCCAGGCAGCACACCGGCAGCAGCGTGAAGCGGCCGTCCGGGGTGGTCTGGCCGAGGCCGATGCCCAGTTTGTTCTGGATCTCGCTGACCACCGACTCGTGGCCACCGATGTAGCAGACCATGCTGTCGCACACGCGAATGATGTGGCGGCCAACCGGCTGGCGGAAGATCTGGCTGTAGAACGTGGCCACGCCTTCAACGTCGCTGGCAGGAATGCCAAGGATCTCGCCGATGGCGTAGAGGGCGCCGTCCGGCACCCAACCACGTTCCTTCTGGACGATCTTCAAGGCTTCGATCGACGCCGCGCGCGGGTCTTCGTAGTGATGCAGCTCGTGCTCGATGGCCGAGCGC
This genomic window contains:
- the nuoE gene encoding NADH-quinone oxidoreductase subunit NuoE; this encodes MNSTLIQTDRFTLSETERSAIEHELHHYEDPRAASIEALKIVQKERGWVPDGALYAIGEILGIPASDVEGVATFYSQIFRQPVGRHIIRVCDSMVCYIGGHESVVSEIQNKLGIGLGQTTPDGRFTLLPVCCLGNCDKAPALMIDDDTFGDVQPAGVTQLLEGYP
- the nuoG gene encoding NADH-quinone oxidoreductase subunit NuoG gives rise to the protein MATIHVDGKALEVDGADNLLQACLSLGLDIPYFCWHPALGSVGACRQCAVKQYTDENDTRGRIVMSCMTPATDNTWISIDDEESKAFRASVVEWLMTNHPHDCPVCEEGGHCHLQDMTVMTGHNERRYRFTKRTHQNQDLGPFISHEMNRCIACYRCVRFYKDYAGGTDLGVFGAHDNVYFGRVEDGVLESEFSGNLTEVCPTGVFTDKTHSERYNRKWDMQFAPSICHGCSSGCNISPGERYGELRRIENRFNGSVNQYFLCDRGRFGYGYVNREDRPRQPLLAGGAKLSTDEALDKAADLLRGRNIVGIGSPRASLESNYALRELVGAEHFYSGIEAGELERIRLVLQVLNDSPLPVPNMRDIEDHDAIFVLGEDLTQTAARIALSLRQSVKGKAEDMADAMRVQPWLDAAVKNIGQHALNPLFIASIAETKLDDIAEECVHAAPDDLARIGFAVAHALDASAPAVEGLDAEALALAQRIADALLAAKRPLIIAGTSLASKALIEAAANIAKALKLRDKNGSISLVVPEANSLGLAMLGGESLDAALQAVTDGKADAIVVLENDLYTRTDSAKVDAALNAAKVLIVADHQKTATSERADLVLPAATFAEGDGTLVSQEGRAQRFFQVFDPKYMDASILVHEGWRWLHALRSTLLNQPLDWTQLDHVTAAVAASAPQLARIVDAAPSAAFRIKGLKLAREPLRYSGRTAMRADISVHEPRTPQDNDTAFAFSMEGYSGSVEPRQQVPFAWSPGWNSPQAWNKFQDEVGGHIRAGDPGTRLIETQGDALNWFAAVPRPFNPAPGTWQVVPFFHLFGSEETSSKAAPVQERIPAAYVSVAKSEADRLGVNDGALLSLNVAGQTLRLPLRINEALGAGLVALPKGFAGIPAAIFGKTVDGLQEAAQ
- the nuoF gene encoding NADH-quinone oxidoreductase subunit NuoF, with the translated sequence MTLTSFGPANLIKRSAETHPLTWRLRDDGEPVWLDEYQAKNGYAAARKAFADMSQDDIVQTVKDAGLKGRGGAGFPTGVKWGLMPKDESINIRYLLCNADEMEPNTWKDRMLMEQLPHLLIEGMLISARALKTYRGYIFLRGEYTTAAKHLNRAVEEAKAAGLLGKNILGSGFDFELFVHTGAGRYICGEETALINSLEGRRANPRSKPPFPAAVGVWGKPTCVNNVETLCNVPAIIADGVDWYKSLAREGSEDMGTKLMGFSGKVKNPGLWELPFGVTARELFEDYAGGMRDGYTLKAWQPGGAGTGFLLPEHLDAQMYAGGIGKVGTRMGTGLAMAVDNTVNMVSLLRNMEQFFARESCGFCTPCRDGLPWSVKLLMALENGEGREGDIETLLGLVGFLGPGKTFCAHAPGAVEPLGSAIKYFRSEFEAGIAPTSAAVPPLARPIVVGA
- the nuoK gene encoding NADH-quinone oxidoreductase subunit NuoK, translating into MPAIPLEHGLAVAGILFCLGLVGLMVRRNILFVLMSLEIMMNAAALAFIVAGARWGQPDGQVMFILVISLAAAEASIGLAILLQLYRRFHTLDIDAASEMRG
- the nuoL gene encoding NADH-quinone oxidoreductase subunit L, which encodes MNMIFLTFVFPLIGFLLLSFSRGRWSENLSALIGVGSIGLSAIVAAYVIWQFNVAPPEGGHYTLVLWQWMSVEGFKPNFALYVDGLSITMLGVVVGVGFLIHLFASWYMRGEAGYSRFFSYTNLFIASMLFLVLGDNLLFLYFGWEGVGLCSYLLIGFYYSNRNNGNAALKAFIVTRIGDVFMAIGLFILFQQVGTLNIQELLVLAPQKFQVGDFWITLATLMLLGGAVGKSAQLPLQTWLADAMAGPTPVSALIHAATMVTAGVYLIARTHGLFTLAPDILHLVGVVGGVTLVLAGFAALVQTDIKRILAYSTMSQIGYMFLALGVGAWDAAIFHLMTHAFFKALLFLASGAVIVACHHEQNIFKMGGLWKKLPLAYASFIVGGAALAALPLVTAGFYSKDEILWEAFASGNQNLLYAGLVGAFMTSLYTFRLIFITFHGEAKTEAHAGHGISHWLPLSVLIILSTFIGALITPPLAGVLPESAGHAGGAAKHSLEIASGAIAIAGILLAALLFLGKRRFVTAVANSGIGRFLSAWWFAAWGFDWIYDKLFVKPYLAISHVLRKDPLDQTIGLIPRAAKGGHTALSRTETGQLRWYAASMAAGAVLVIGAIVVVAV
- the nuoJ gene encoding NADH-quinone oxidoreductase subunit J, with protein sequence MEFAFYFASGIAVVSTLRVITNTNPVHALLYLIISLIAVAMTFFSLGAPFAGVLEVIAYAGAIMVLFVFVVMMLNLGPASVAQERVWLKPGIWLGPVVLAALLLGELLYVLFAHQSGQAIGHTTVDAKAVGISLFGPYLLVVELASMLLLAAAITAFHLGRNEAKEQ
- the nuoH gene encoding NADH-quinone oxidoreductase subunit NuoH; the encoded protein is MTWFTPEVIDVIISVVKAIVILLAVVVAGALLSFVERRLLGWWQDRYGPNRVGPFGMFQIAADMLKMFFKEDWTPPFADKVIFTLAPVVAMSALLIAFAIIPITPTWGVADLNIGLLFFFAMAGLSVYAVLFAGWSSNNKFALLGSLRASAQTVSYEVFMGLALMGIVVQVGSFNMRDIVEYQAQNLWFIIPQFFGFCTFFIAGVAVTHRHPFDQPEAEQELADGYHIEYAGMKWGMFFVGEYIGIILISALLVTLFFGGWHGPFGILPQLAFFWFFLKTAFFIMLFILLRASIPRPRYDQVMDFSWRFCLPLTLINLLVTAAVVLLNTPAGAVQ
- the nuoI gene encoding NADH-quinone oxidoreductase subunit NuoI, coding for MFKYIGDIVKGTGTQLRSLVMVFGHGFRKRDTLQYPEEAVYLPPRYRGRIVLTRDPDGEERCVACNLCAVACPVGCISLQKAETEDGRWYPDFFRINFSRCIFCGLCEEACPTTAIQLTPDFEMAEFKRQDLVYEKEDLLISGPGKNPDYNFYRVAGMAVAGKPKGAAQNEAEPINVKSLLP